The Devosia sp. SD17-2 genome includes a region encoding these proteins:
- a CDS encoding MFS transporter, which produces MTASADREKPGYRALLSLPVPRRLALASLPADFADWLDYAAIVALLVFGWGHGPFALAIFALALSLPYIMVGPLAAVVVDRSSIRAVLVISNLGRALATLGFAFTGDAAMLLVLVFLRGAIDSAFTPARQAALQATTPKHLLGRANGLHQAINQTSKIAGPAIGGLLLVIWPAQGVFLFNAGLSLIAVVIALTLVIPPREQGEGDGQRGRFFVESLAGIAEFRRSRRLLVALIFSAFAYFSFFLYDALIALLAEGFGFGATAFGLSIAASGLGGLIGALVAGCFAAGRPILVMALAAMISGLTTAAVAAAALAGLMLPLAAFLFVLLFMGGSTAFMLVPYRTIIQAEVPPDRIGRVFAAGEAVITLTMLSAPLIGSAIASQWGTPAAFLVGGALLVVLGGVTLATARRA; this is translated from the coding sequence ATGACTGCCAGCGCTGATCGTGAGAAACCGGGGTATCGGGCGCTGCTCAGTTTGCCCGTGCCGCGTCGGCTGGCGCTGGCCAGCCTGCCGGCGGATTTTGCGGACTGGCTCGACTATGCGGCCATCGTGGCGCTGCTGGTGTTTGGCTGGGGCCATGGGCCGTTCGCGCTGGCAATTTTCGCGCTGGCGCTGAGCCTGCCCTATATTATGGTGGGGCCGCTGGCCGCAGTGGTGGTGGATCGGTCCTCGATCCGTGCCGTGCTGGTGATCAGCAATCTGGGGCGGGCGCTGGCGACGCTCGGCTTCGCGTTCACCGGGGATGCGGCGATGCTGCTGGTGCTGGTGTTCCTGCGCGGCGCCATCGACTCAGCGTTTACGCCGGCACGGCAGGCGGCGCTTCAGGCGACGACGCCCAAACATCTTCTGGGGCGTGCCAATGGGCTGCATCAGGCAATCAACCAGACCTCAAAAATTGCGGGACCGGCCATCGGTGGGCTTCTGCTGGTGATCTGGCCGGCGCAGGGCGTGTTTCTCTTTAACGCGGGCCTCTCCCTCATCGCCGTTGTGATTGCGCTGACGCTTGTGATCCCGCCACGCGAACAGGGGGAGGGCGATGGCCAGCGCGGTCGGTTCTTTGTCGAGTCGCTGGCCGGTATTGCCGAATTCCGGCGCAGTCGGCGGCTGCTGGTGGCGCTGATCTTTTCGGCCTTCGCCTATTTCTCCTTCTTTCTCTATGACGCGCTGATCGCCCTGCTGGCGGAGGGTTTTGGGTTTGGCGCCACGGCGTTCGGGCTTTCCATCGCCGCATCGGGGCTTGGCGGTTTGATCGGCGCTCTGGTGGCCGGGTGCTTCGCTGCCGGTCGACCAATCCTCGTCATGGCACTGGCGGCCATGATATCGGGGCTGACGACGGCGGCTGTGGCGGCAGCGGCCTTGGCCGGACTGATGCTCCCGCTCGCCGCGTTCCTCTTCGTGCTGCTGTTCATGGGTGGATCGACCGCCTTCATGCTGGTGCCCTATCGGACCATTATCCAAGCTGAGGTCCCGCCGGACCGGATCGGGCGGGTGTTTGCTGCAGGCGAGGCTGTGATCACGCTCACCATGCTGTCGGCCCCGCTGATCGGCAGCGCCATCGCTTCCCAATGGGGCACGCCGGCTGCGTTTCTCGTCGGTGGCGCGCTGCTGGTCGTGCTCGGGGGCGTTACGCTTGCAACCGCACGCCGCGCGTGA
- the coaD gene encoding pantetheine-phosphate adenylyltransferase encodes MSKLVGFYPGSFDPLTNGHLDVIERACKLVDTLVVAVGISATKKNPLFSHVDRIAILDQVLGPVGLRTQTEFKIVDFSGLMVNAARDHGAKLIIRGLRDTTDYNYEMQMVGMNAQMAPDLQTVFLPSSPPVRHISATLVRQIAEMGGDISAFVPPIVLKALKPR; translated from the coding sequence ATGAGCAAACTCGTCGGCTTTTATCCGGGGTCGTTCGATCCGCTGACCAATGGGCATCTCGATGTCATCGAGCGGGCCTGCAAGCTCGTCGATACGCTGGTGGTGGCGGTTGGAATCAGCGCGACCAAGAAGAACCCGCTGTTCAGCCATGTCGACCGCATTGCCATTCTCGACCAGGTGCTCGGCCCCGTCGGGCTGCGGACCCAGACAGAATTCAAGATCGTCGACTTCTCCGGCCTGATGGTGAATGCGGCGCGCGACCACGGCGCCAAGCTCATCATTCGCGGCCTGCGCGACACTACCGACTATAATTACGAGATGCAGATGGTGGGGATGAACGCCCAGATGGCGCCCGATCTGCAGACCGTCTTCCTTCCCTCCAGCCCACCTGTGCGGCATATCTCGGCCACATTGGTGCGCCAAATCGCAGAAATGGGCGGGGATATTTCCGCCTTCGTCCCGCCAATCGTCCTTAAGGCTCTGAAACCACGATGA
- a CDS encoding peptidylprolyl isomerase, whose protein sequence is MITLSRRLLGGLAVAALVSLAAPAFAQEGKPHLILTLESGTVDIELLPEIAPKHVERVVALTESGEYDNVVFHRVIEGFMAQTGDVEFGKENTPNFDLQRAGMGGSQLPDVEAEFNSESFQRGIVGAARSQNPNSFNAQFFITYADASFLDGQYTVFGKVASGMEAVDALEKGPQSANGAVANPDKIIKATIEYK, encoded by the coding sequence ATGATTACTCTCTCCCGCCGCCTGCTTGGTGGCCTCGCTGTCGCCGCTTTGGTCAGCCTCGCAGCTCCGGCTTTCGCCCAGGAGGGCAAGCCGCATCTGATCCTGACGCTCGAAAGCGGTACGGTCGATATCGAACTGTTGCCCGAAATTGCGCCCAAGCATGTCGAGCGCGTCGTGGCCCTGACCGAGAGCGGTGAATACGACAATGTCGTTTTCCACCGCGTCATCGAGGGTTTCATGGCCCAGACCGGCGACGTCGAATTCGGCAAGGAAAACACCCCGAATTTCGATCTGCAGCGCGCCGGCATGGGCGGTTCGCAGCTTCCTGATGTCGAGGCTGAGTTCAATTCGGAAAGCTTCCAGCGCGGCATCGTCGGCGCTGCCCGCTCGCAGAACCCGAACTCGTTCAACGCGCAGTTCTTCATCACCTATGCGGACGCGAGCTTCCTCGACGGCCAGTATACGGTGTTCGGCAAGGTTGCTTCCGGCATGGAAGCTGTCGATGCGCTCGAAAAGGGTCCGCAGTCGGCCAATGGCGCCGTGGCAAACCCGGACAAGATCATCAAGGCGACGATCGAATACAAGTAA
- a CDS encoding lipase family protein, with translation MRRVAWVGVGIAGLVLAIGNGWVLSRPPTPDAFYSSVSASGAPGTLLAVEPYFRDVPEAADAWRILYTTTRIDDTQAVASAVVMAPKGALGPLDAIGWAHGTKGIAPGCAPSVEWPFADVPAVDDLLAEGWAYVATDYVGLGTKGGHAYLVGEDAARAVMDSLRAAQAMEAVEIGARSVVWGHSQGGNSALWVAQMAQDYAPELDIVGVAALAPASDMPALVETVRGSLFGKVVSSYLLEAYSRTYADVRVQDYIGAPMSWVARDMASRCAVDARALPSLAQAMLFPSSGIFDADPIVGPLADRLAENVPNGPFAMPVMIGQGSADEIVAAKVQTGYVDRLCGEGKALDYQLYEGLDHLSLVRPGTPLEDDLIAWSDARFRGEDVKPSCGAL, from the coding sequence ATGCGGAGAGTGGCTTGGGTCGGGGTGGGGATCGCGGGTTTGGTGCTGGCGATCGGGAACGGCTGGGTGCTGTCTCGGCCGCCGACGCCGGATGCGTTCTATTCTTCTGTGAGCGCTTCCGGGGCGCCGGGGACGTTGCTGGCGGTGGAGCCCTACTTCCGCGACGTGCCGGAGGCGGCTGACGCCTGGCGCATTCTCTATACGACGACGCGGATCGACGACACGCAGGCGGTGGCCAGTGCGGTGGTGATGGCGCCCAAGGGGGCGCTGGGGCCGCTGGATGCCATCGGCTGGGCCCACGGCACCAAGGGGATCGCCCCGGGTTGTGCGCCCTCGGTGGAGTGGCCCTTTGCGGATGTGCCTGCGGTAGATGACTTGCTGGCGGAGGGCTGGGCCTATGTGGCGACGGACTATGTCGGTCTGGGCACCAAGGGCGGACACGCCTATCTCGTTGGGGAGGATGCGGCGCGGGCGGTGATGGATTCCTTGCGGGCGGCGCAGGCGATGGAGGCGGTCGAAATCGGGGCGCGCAGCGTCGTCTGGGGGCATTCGCAGGGTGGCAATTCGGCGCTGTGGGTGGCGCAGATGGCGCAAGACTATGCGCCGGAGCTCGATATTGTCGGGGTGGCGGCGCTGGCGCCGGCTTCAGACATGCCGGCGCTTGTCGAAACGGTGCGCGGCAGCCTCTTCGGCAAGGTGGTCAGCAGCTATCTCCTCGAGGCCTATTCCCGGACTTATGCGGACGTGCGGGTGCAGGACTATATCGGCGCGCCGATGTCGTGGGTGGCCCGGGACATGGCGAGCCGCTGCGCGGTGGATGCGCGGGCGCTGCCTTCGCTGGCCCAAGCCATGCTGTTTCCCAGCTCGGGCATTTTCGACGCGGACCCGATCGTCGGCCCGCTCGCGGATCGGCTGGCGGAAAATGTGCCGAATGGGCCGTTTGCCATGCCGGTGATGATCGGGCAGGGGAGCGCCGACGAGATCGTCGCCGCAAAGGTGCAGACAGGATATGTCGACCGGCTCTGCGGAGAGGGGAAAGCGCTGGATTATCAGCTCTATGAAGGACTTGATCACCTCAGCCTGGTCCGGCCGGGAACGCCGCTGGAGGACGATCTCATCGCCTGGAGTGACGCCCGGTTCCGCGGCGAGGATGTCAAGCCCTCCTGCGGGGCGCTGTAA
- a CDS encoding DUF805 domain-containing protein → MRSYFDAMLRYFDLSGRSTRRQYWLFWLVATLLALAGAFADLEFFYTDIRKGYPGPFTAFLSVVHFLPAIAVTVRRLHDIGRSGWWYFVQCIPLVGQLLMLFWMLAPPNQWDNEFGPNPRTLASAAPARQAQQSTIPRQVRMGSAPPAQARGAQNPDIERFI, encoded by the coding sequence ATGCGGTCATATTTCGATGCAATGCTGCGCTACTTCGATCTTTCGGGACGCAGTACGCGCCGGCAATATTGGTTGTTCTGGCTGGTCGCCACACTCCTCGCGCTCGCCGGCGCCTTTGCCGACCTCGAGTTTTTCTACACCGACATCAGAAAGGGCTACCCGGGTCCCTTCACCGCATTTCTATCGGTGGTTCATTTTCTTCCCGCCATTGCCGTAACTGTGCGCCGCCTGCACGATATCGGGCGGTCGGGCTGGTGGTATTTCGTCCAGTGCATTCCGCTCGTTGGCCAGTTGCTCATGCTGTTCTGGATGCTGGCCCCGCCCAATCAATGGGACAATGAGTTCGGCCCCAATCCACGTACGCTGGCGTCGGCCGCTCCCGCACGCCAGGCGCAACAGAGCACCATCCCGCGTCAGGTCCGCATGGGCAGCGCACCTCCCGCTCAGGCCAGAGGCGCCCAAAACCCCGACATCGAACGCTTCATCTGA
- the tig gene encoding trigger factor, which translates to MQVTETLNEGLKRKLSVTIPAADLVSRLDAKLEELKGQANIKGFRPGKVPTAHLKKMYGRSAMSEVMTDAINATVSDTLDQRSERAAAQPKVDLPQDQALINDVLDGKSDLAFEVEYEVLPPVTLMDLKGLKLDKPVVEVTEEEIDAEVNRVFAQNRGYTDKGDGAVVEQGDRLGLSFVGKIDGVEFAGGKSDHAHLTVGSGEFIPGFEEQLVGQKKDETRTITVTFPADYNNAELAGKEATFDVTILHVDGPNQGELDDEFAKRLGLEDVAALRKAVKDQMESALTSMSRQHIKRQILDALDEGHKFDVPAQLVEAEFNTIWQRVEHEVQSHGRSFEDEGTTEEAAKEQYQRIAERRVRLGLVVAEIGNQNEVQVTDEEHQQALLAEIRRFPGQEQQVYDYYRQNAQALASLRAPVFENKVVDYVAGLSEQTEKKMTREELAKLIQADEDEVPEEHHH; encoded by the coding sequence ATGCAGGTTACTGAGACCCTCAACGAAGGCCTGAAGCGCAAGCTCAGCGTCACTATCCCGGCAGCCGACCTGGTGTCGCGCCTCGATGCCAAGCTGGAAGAGCTCAAGGGCCAGGCCAACATCAAGGGCTTCCGTCCCGGCAAGGTGCCTACCGCGCACCTCAAGAAGATGTATGGTCGTTCGGCAATGTCCGAAGTGATGACCGACGCGATCAACGCCACCGTCTCCGACACGCTGGACCAGCGTTCCGAGCGCGCCGCAGCTCAGCCCAAGGTTGACCTGCCCCAGGATCAGGCTCTGATCAACGACGTGCTCGACGGCAAGTCCGACCTCGCATTCGAAGTCGAATATGAAGTCCTGCCGCCTGTCACGCTGATGGACCTCAAGGGTCTCAAGCTCGACAAGCCGGTTGTTGAAGTCACCGAAGAAGAAATCGACGCTGAAGTGAACCGCGTGTTCGCTCAGAACCGCGGCTACACCGACAAGGGTGATGGCGCTGTCGTCGAGCAGGGCGATCGTCTCGGCCTCAGCTTCGTCGGCAAGATCGACGGCGTTGAGTTCGCCGGCGGCAAGTCCGACCATGCGCACCTCACCGTTGGCTCGGGCGAGTTCATCCCCGGCTTCGAAGAGCAGCTGGTCGGCCAGAAGAAAGACGAGACCCGCACCATCACCGTGACCTTCCCGGCTGATTACAACAATGCCGAGCTGGCCGGTAAGGAAGCAACCTTCGACGTCACCATCCTGCACGTCGATGGCCCGAACCAGGGCGAGCTGGACGACGAGTTCGCCAAGCGCCTCGGCCTCGAAGACGTCGCTGCCCTGCGCAAGGCCGTCAAGGACCAGATGGAATCGGCACTCACCTCGATGAGCCGCCAGCACATCAAGCGTCAGATTCTCGACGCCCTCGATGAAGGCCACAAGTTCGACGTCCCGGCGCAGCTGGTCGAAGCCGAATTCAACACCATCTGGCAGCGCGTCGAGCACGAAGTGCAGTCGCATGGCCGTTCCTTCGAAGACGAAGGCACGACCGAAGAAGCCGCCAAGGAACAGTACCAGCGCATTGCTGAGCGCCGCGTGCGTCTGGGCCTCGTTGTTGCCGAGATCGGCAACCAGAACGAAGTTCAGGTCACCGACGAAGAGCACCAGCAGGCCCTGCTCGCTGAAATCCGCCGCTTCCCCGGCCAGGAACAGCAGGTCTATGACTACTACCGTCAGAACGCCCAGGCCCTCGCAAGCCTGCGCGCTCCGGTCTTCGAGAACAAGGTTGTCGACTATGTCGCCGGCCTCTCCGAGCAGACGGAAAAGAAGATGACCCGCGAAGAGCTGGCCAAGCTCATCCAGGCTGACGAGGACGAAGTCCCCGAAGAGCACCACCACTAA
- the gyrA gene encoding DNA gyrase subunit A yields MPADTPGSGIATIQITDEMRNSYLDYAMSVIVSRALPDVRDGLKPVHRRILFSMSENGYEYNKPFRKSARVVGDVIGKYHPHGDSSIYMALVRMAQDFSMGEMLAEGQGNFGSVDGDMPAAMRYTEVRMQKITNSLLDDLDKDTVDFKPNYDGSESEPSVLPARFPNMLVNGGSGIAVGMATNVPTHNLSETINASLALLDNPFITTDELIEHLPGPDFPTGGIILGRAGIRQAYETGRGSIIVRGRAVVEEVRKEREAIVITEIPYQVNKAHLVEKIAELVRDKRVEGIADLRDESSREGMRIVIEVKRDAMPDVVLNQLYRFTQLQSSFGCNFVALNGGKPELMNLKQILEAFLSFREEVVTRRARFLLNKARDRAHILVGLAVAVANIDEVIALIRTAPDPATAREQLMTRRWPAADVEPLIKLIDDPRHRINDDGTFNLSEEQARAILELRLARLTALGRDEIGDELNGLGAEIEDYLDILRSRERVQQIIREELEEIRDQFGRARRTEIADHVADFDDEDLIAREDMVVTVSHAGYIKRVPLSTYRAQNRGGKGRSGMSTRDEDFVSRLFVANTHTPVLFFTSRGIAYKIKVWRLPLAPANGKGKALINILPLEQGERITSIMPLPEDETSWGNLDIMFATTRGTVRRNSLADFVEVRQNGKIAMKLDEGDAIVGVETCTVNNDVLLTTALGQAIRFRVDDVRLFKGRDSMGVRGIQLAENDTVISMAVINHSDATAEERAAYLKRSRAMRGEVDSDDSASDEAGVEAGELDQELYAKMGALEQFILTISENGYGKRTSSHEYRITGRGGKGIVAMAVNKRNGNLIASFPVEEEDQIMLISDGGQTIRLPVGGDKPIGIKGRSTQGVIVFDTAEDEKVVSVERISEPESDEDDIDTGTEAGDDAPPDTGAAEE; encoded by the coding sequence CTGCCTGCCGACACCCCAGGGTCCGGCATAGCGACGATCCAGATCACCGACGAAATGCGCAACAGCTACCTCGATTACGCGATGAGCGTGATCGTGAGCCGCGCGCTTCCGGACGTGCGTGACGGCCTCAAGCCGGTGCACCGGCGCATCCTGTTCTCGATGAGCGAGAACGGATACGAGTACAACAAGCCATTCCGTAAATCGGCCCGCGTGGTCGGTGACGTGATCGGTAAATACCACCCCCACGGCGACTCCTCGATCTATATGGCCTTGGTCCGTATGGCGCAGGATTTCTCCATGGGAGAGATGCTGGCGGAAGGCCAGGGCAACTTCGGCTCGGTCGACGGCGATATGCCGGCGGCCATGCGTTACACCGAAGTGCGCATGCAGAAGATCACCAACTCCCTGCTCGATGACCTCGACAAGGACACGGTTGATTTCAAGCCCAACTATGACGGTTCGGAATCCGAACCCTCGGTGTTGCCGGCGCGCTTCCCGAACATGCTGGTCAACGGCGGCAGCGGTATCGCTGTCGGCATGGCGACCAATGTGCCGACGCATAATCTGAGCGAAACCATCAACGCCTCGCTGGCGCTGTTGGATAACCCGTTCATCACCACCGACGAGCTGATCGAGCATTTGCCCGGTCCGGACTTCCCGACCGGCGGGATCATCCTCGGCCGTGCCGGTATCCGCCAGGCTTATGAGACGGGCCGCGGCTCGATCATCGTGCGTGGCCGCGCGGTGGTGGAAGAGGTTCGCAAGGAACGCGAAGCCATCGTCATCACCGAGATCCCGTATCAGGTGAACAAGGCGCATCTGGTCGAAAAGATCGCCGAGCTGGTGCGCGACAAGCGCGTCGAAGGCATTGCCGACCTGCGCGACGAGTCTAGCCGCGAAGGCATGCGCATCGTCATCGAGGTCAAGCGCGATGCGATGCCTGATGTGGTACTGAACCAGCTTTACCGCTTCACGCAGCTGCAGAGCTCGTTTGGCTGCAATTTCGTGGCGCTGAACGGCGGCAAGCCGGAGCTGATGAATCTCAAGCAGATTCTCGAGGCGTTCCTCAGCTTCCGTGAGGAAGTGGTTACGCGTCGCGCCCGGTTCCTGCTGAACAAGGCCCGTGACCGCGCCCATATCCTGGTTGGTCTGGCCGTGGCCGTGGCCAATATCGATGAGGTCATCGCCCTGATCCGCACCGCGCCCGATCCGGCGACGGCGCGCGAGCAGTTGATGACCCGCCGCTGGCCGGCAGCCGATGTGGAGCCGCTGATCAAGCTGATCGACGACCCGCGCCACCGGATCAACGACGACGGCACGTTCAATCTCTCCGAAGAACAGGCCCGCGCCATTCTCGAACTGCGTCTGGCTCGTCTTACGGCTCTTGGCCGTGACGAAATCGGCGACGAACTCAATGGCCTCGGCGCCGAGATCGAGGACTATCTCGATATCCTGCGCAGCCGTGAGCGCGTGCAGCAGATCATTCGGGAAGAGCTTGAAGAGATCCGTGACCAGTTCGGCCGTGCGCGCCGGACCGAAATCGCCGATCACGTCGCCGATTTCGACGACGAGGACCTGATCGCCCGCGAAGACATGGTCGTAACCGTGAGCCACGCCGGTTACATCAAGCGCGTGCCGCTTTCGACCTATCGCGCCCAGAATCGCGGTGGCAAGGGGCGCTCTGGCATGTCGACACGCGACGAGGATTTCGTCTCGCGCCTCTTCGTCGCCAATACGCATACGCCGGTGCTGTTCTTCACCAGCCGCGGCATTGCCTACAAGATCAAGGTCTGGCGCCTGCCGCTGGCTCCTGCCAATGGCAAGGGCAAGGCCCTGATCAACATCCTGCCGCTGGAGCAGGGCGAGCGGATCACCTCGATCATGCCGCTGCCCGAGGACGAGACCAGCTGGGGCAATCTCGACATCATGTTCGCCACGACGCGCGGCACAGTTCGCCGCAACTCGCTGGCCGACTTCGTCGAAGTGCGCCAGAACGGCAAGATCGCCATGAAGCTCGATGAGGGCGATGCGATCGTCGGCGTCGAGACCTGCACGGTCAACAATGACGTGCTGCTGACCACGGCGCTCGGCCAGGCAATCCGCTTCCGCGTCGACGACGTGCGCCTGTTCAAGGGCCGCGACTCGATGGGCGTCCGTGGCATCCAGCTGGCGGAGAACGACACCGTCATCTCGATGGCCGTGATCAACCACTCGGATGCGACGGCCGAAGAACGCGCCGCCTATCTCAAGCGCAGCCGCGCCATGCGTGGTGAAGTGGACAGCGACGACAGTGCTTCGGATGAAGCAGGCGTCGAGGCTGGCGAACTTGATCAGGAGCTCTACGCCAAGATGGGTGCTCTCGAGCAGTTCATCCTGACGATCTCCGAGAACGGCTATGGCAAGCGCACCTCAAGCCACGAATACCGGATCACCGGTCGTGGCGGTAAGGGCATCGTCGCCATGGCGGTCAACAAGCGCAACGGCAATCTGATCGCAAGCTTCCCGGTGGAAGAAGAAGACCAGATCATGCTGATCAGCGATGGCGGCCAGACCATCCGCCTGCCGGTTGGTGGCGACAAGCCGATCGGCATCAAGGGTCGCAGCACCCAGGGCGTGATCGTGTTCGATACGGCCGAGGATGAGAAGGTGGTTTCGGTCGAGCGCATCAGCGAGCCTGAAAGCGACGAGGACGACATCGACACCGGTACTGAGGCCGGGGACGATGCACCGCCCGACACCGGCGCGGCAGAAGAATAA